GCTGCCCGACATGCCCAGGTGCAGCAGTGCACTGCCGGCGGCGGTGTCGAGCAACAGGTACTTGGCGCGGCGGCGAACCGCTTCGATGCGCTGGCCGGGCAGGACCTGGCGGATCTCGTCCGGGATCGGCCAGCGCAGGTCGGGCCGGCGCAGGGTGGCGGTGACCACGCGACGGCCTTCGACGTGCGGCGCCAGGCCGCGACGGGTGGTTTCTACTTCGGGCAACTCGGGCATGTGGCGAGCGTACTATCCGGACATCCGATGGGTGGGGTCCGGGCACCCGATGGTCAAGGCCGCAATGGGCACGAGCGCGGAAACGTCCAGCATTGCCGTCGACCGCAAGGTCGTCGCCATGCCCGTATTGCCGATGCCCTCGCCGGGGCCGGACCTGCGCGACTACGCGCTGTCCGAGCTGGACGCCGCCCTGGATGCGCTCGGCCAGCCCGGCGACGAAATCCATGAAGGCATCCACCGTGCCCGCAAGGGCCTGCGTCGCGTGCGCGCAGCCCTTGCGCTGGGCGACGGCATCCTCGGCCCGGGAGTTGCGCTGCTCGACCGCGAGATCAAGCACCTCAACACCGGGCTGTCCGGACTGCGCGATGCGCATGCACTGGTGGAAACGCTGGAGCGGTTGCGCAAGCGTTCGCGCAAGGGCGAGACCCGGCAACTGCTCGACCAGGCTGGGGCCGATGCCGTCGTCGCCCGCATGGCCATCACCGAAGTGGAGTTGTCGATGGATCCGGGCCTGGGCCAGCGCCGCGGATTGATCGAGGTGCTGGCGGCGGCGGTGCCCGCGCTGGACTGGGCGCGA
Above is a genomic segment from Lysobacter sp. S4-A87 containing:
- a CDS encoding CHAD domain-containing protein; this encodes MVKAAMGTSAETSSIAVDRKVVAMPVLPMPSPGPDLRDYALSELDAALDALGQPGDEIHEGIHRARKGLRRVRAALALGDGILGPGVALLDREIKHLNTGLSGLRDAHALVETLERLRKRSRKGETRQLLDQAGADAVVARMAITEVELSMDPGLGQRRGLIEVLAAAVPALDWARLTPSAARMALADSDDRSQNARDIALRKGRDSDWHRWRRRARRASQQRRALEAAGVSVPATEPDVFDKRTTERLGEAQDLTLLLDHCGKGSPFSKEDRRALRAYAEPALARLRKRISTVRR